In Synechococcus sp. PCC 6312, one genomic interval encodes:
- the rlmD gene encoding 23S rRNA (uracil(1939)-C(5))-methyltransferase RlmD has product MPEPGQTLPRWKAGEILEITITDLSSTGDGLGRWDERVIFVPDTVPGDRVQLRLNHVKPRYGYGNLLELLSPGPARVRPACIVADKCGGCQWQTVGYDLQIAAKHEQVKSALERIGKFQQVPLDSIIPAPQALGYRNKVSYPLAFHKGQVQAGYYRKGSHRIVNLNQCPVQDVRLNPLLAGVKLDIQDQAWSIYNELDHTGALRHLGLRIGRRTGEILLTLVTASDDLPELSEQAAVWMATYPGLVGVCLNYNSQPGNQIFGPETELITGQASIWEQFAGLEFVINATSFFQVNTEQAEVLVEMIKRELNLSQTETILDAFCGVGTLSLPLATQARAVVGVEISPATVAQAQINAQINQITNAEFIVGDMATWIPAADLHPDIILLDPPRKGCDPQTLACLETLAAPRIVYVSCNPATLARDLDQLCHQGAYELTKTQPLDFFPQTAHVETVAFLRRRN; this is encoded by the coding sequence ATGCCTGAGCCCGGCCAGACTTTACCCCGTTGGAAAGCTGGAGAGATATTGGAAATAACAATTACGGATTTGAGTTCGACTGGGGATGGCCTGGGGCGGTGGGATGAGCGAGTTATTTTTGTGCCGGATACTGTGCCAGGGGATCGAGTGCAATTACGGCTCAATCATGTCAAACCCCGCTATGGCTATGGCAACCTTTTAGAATTACTTTCTCCAGGCCCTGCACGAGTTCGACCAGCTTGTATCGTGGCTGATAAATGTGGCGGGTGTCAGTGGCAAACGGTGGGCTATGACTTACAAATTGCGGCCAAACATGAACAGGTGAAATCTGCCTTAGAACGGATTGGCAAGTTTCAACAAGTCCCCCTCGACTCGATTATTCCTGCCCCACAAGCTTTAGGCTATCGAAATAAGGTGAGTTATCCCTTGGCGTTTCATAAAGGGCAGGTACAAGCTGGGTATTACCGTAAAGGCAGCCATCGGATTGTCAACTTAAATCAATGTCCGGTTCAGGATGTCCGCTTAAATCCCCTCCTGGCCGGGGTCAAATTAGATATTCAAGACCAGGCCTGGAGCATTTATAACGAACTAGATCACACCGGGGCGTTACGGCATTTGGGGTTACGGATTGGGCGGCGGACGGGAGAAATACTTTTAACTCTGGTTACGGCTTCTGATGATTTACCGGAATTATCCGAACAGGCGGCGGTGTGGATGGCCACTTATCCAGGCCTGGTGGGGGTCTGTCTGAATTACAACTCTCAGCCAGGGAATCAGATTTTTGGCCCCGAAACAGAGTTAATTACCGGACAGGCATCTATTTGGGAACAGTTTGCTGGCCTGGAATTTGTCATTAATGCCACCAGTTTTTTTCAAGTCAACACAGAGCAGGCAGAAGTTCTGGTGGAGATGATTAAAAGGGAATTGAATCTCTCCCAAACCGAAACGATTTTAGATGCTTTTTGTGGAGTGGGAACCTTGAGTTTACCCCTAGCCACCCAGGCCCGGGCCGTTGTTGGTGTGGAAATTAGTCCAGCTACAGTCGCCCAGGCCCAGATCAATGCTCAAATCAACCAGATCACCAATGCCGAATTTATTGTGGGAGATATGGCGACTTGGATACCGGCGGCGGATTTACATCCCGATATTATTTTGTTAGATCCACCCCGGAAAGGCTGTGATCCCCAAACTCTTGCCTGTCTAGAAACCTTAGCGGCTCCCCGGATTGTCTATGTCAGTTGTAACCCGGCCACCTTAGCCCGAGACCTGGATCAGCTTTGTCATCAGGGAGCCTATGAACTGACCAAGACACAACCCCTTGATTTCTTCCCCCAAACCGCCCATGTGGAAACTGTGGCCTTCCTGCGCCGCCGGAACTAA
- a CDS encoding AEC family transporter, with protein sequence MTDALVASYLPLITWIGLGMIGCRWLPGMIPYWLGRGLYWLGVPIEVFSLVRQTDFSQMIGLVPVFALSTLAVGFVVAQFSYPLQRRWFIPQWLRVNPTQASLFLPVAEERAYRGSYLLASVLGNTGFVGLAIAIQVMSPEYLGWAVFFAVTQNVIGTYGCGVLIASYYGRATQGWTQLKDLATVPSLWAFLLSMALRSVEFPTGLETALNTEVNLVIPLAFILIGIRLRQLPNWQSLKLALLPTLIKVLILPLLMGGLAWGVGLHREAIFAIVLMAGTPTAFAALILAEEYELNRDITTSSIALSTMGILALLPLWLLILEKA encoded by the coding sequence ATGACCGATGCCCTCGTTGCCAGCTATTTGCCCCTGATTACCTGGATTGGCCTGGGGATGATCGGCTGTCGGTGGCTGCCAGGGATGATTCCTTACTGGTTGGGGCGAGGTTTGTATTGGCTGGGGGTTCCCATTGAGGTGTTTAGCCTAGTCCGCCAAACCGATTTTAGTCAGATGATTGGCCTAGTGCCGGTGTTTGCCCTCAGTACCTTAGCGGTGGGGTTTGTGGTGGCCCAATTTAGTTACCCCCTCCAGCGGCGGTGGTTTATTCCCCAATGGTTAAGGGTGAACCCGACCCAGGCCAGTTTGTTTTTACCCGTAGCTGAGGAGCGGGCCTATCGAGGTAGCTATCTCCTGGCCTCGGTGTTAGGCAATACGGGATTTGTCGGTTTAGCGATTGCGATTCAAGTCATGAGTCCAGAATATTTGGGCTGGGCGGTCTTTTTTGCCGTGACTCAAAATGTAATTGGCACCTATGGCTGTGGGGTTTTAATTGCCAGTTACTATGGGCGGGCTACCCAGGGCTGGACACAACTTAAGGACTTAGCAACAGTACCGAGTTTATGGGCATTTCTCCTGAGTATGGCTTTGCGATCCGTAGAATTTCCAACTGGCTTGGAAACTGCGCTGAATACCGAAGTTAATCTTGTGATTCCCTTGGCTTTTATCTTGATTGGCATTCGCCTCAGACAATTACCCAATTGGCAGTCGTTGAAGTTAGCCCTCTTACCAACCTTAATTAAAGTCTTGATTTTGCCCCTATTGATGGGCGGTCTGGCCTGGGGCGTGGGTTTACATCGGGAAGCGATCTTTGCCATTGTCCTGATGGCGGGAACTCCGACTGCATTTGCGGCCCTGATTTTGGCAGAGGAGTACGAACTCAACCGCGACATTACCACCAGCAGCATTGCCCTTAGCACAATGGGGATTTTAGCCCTATTACCCCTATGGTTACTGATCCTTGAAAAAGCCTAG
- a CDS encoding 4Fe-4S dicluster domain-containing protein — translation MAHTIVTETCAGIADCVEACPVACIHPGPGKNTMGTDWYWIDFATCIDCGICFQVCPVEGAIVPEERPELQKTPA, via the coding sequence TTGGCCCATACAATTGTCACCGAAACCTGTGCCGGGATTGCCGATTGCGTGGAAGCCTGTCCGGTGGCCTGTATTCATCCGGGGCCTGGTAAAAATACGATGGGTACAGATTGGTATTGGATCGATTTTGCAACCTGTATTGACTGTGGAATTTGTTTCCAAGTCTGCCCAGTTGAGGGAGCCATTGTCCCTGAAGAGCGGCCCGAACTCCAAAAAACCCCAGCGTAA
- a CDS encoding ABC transporter ATP-binding protein: protein MAEPLLVVESVYAGYVTDLDILQGINFQLFPQELVAVIGPNGAGKSTLGKTIAGLLSPRQGKITFQGQDITQLRPNQIVQRGIAYVPQIANVFRSLTIDENLEMGAFLRSQNIKKLKEKIFTAFPKLAERRKQRAGTLSGGERQMLAMGRAMMIDPQVMILDEPSAALSPFLVNDIFAKIKEINALGTAIILIEQNARTALGLSDRGYVLDTGKDKLSGPGQVLLNDPQVGELYLGGGKLS from the coding sequence ATGGCAGAACCCCTCTTGGTCGTAGAATCCGTCTATGCAGGCTATGTAACAGATTTAGATATTCTTCAGGGAATTAACTTTCAACTTTTTCCCCAAGAACTCGTGGCTGTCATTGGCCCGAATGGGGCGGGAAAGTCAACCCTCGGGAAAACAATTGCGGGACTCTTATCACCCCGGCAAGGCAAAATTACGTTTCAAGGGCAAGACATTACTCAACTGCGGCCGAACCAAATTGTCCAACGGGGAATTGCCTATGTACCTCAGATTGCCAATGTGTTCCGCTCCTTAACCATCGATGAAAACCTGGAGATGGGAGCATTTTTACGCAGCCAGAATATCAAGAAACTCAAGGAAAAAATTTTTACAGCCTTTCCCAAACTCGCAGAACGGCGCAAACAACGGGCTGGGACTTTATCCGGTGGCGAACGGCAAATGTTGGCTATGGGACGGGCGATGATGATTGATCCCCAGGTGATGATTTTGGATGAGCCTTCGGCTGCGTTATCCCCGTTCTTGGTCAATGATATTTTTGCCAAAATCAAGGAAATTAATGCGTTGGGAACTGCCATTATCTTGATTGAGCAAAACGCCCGTACCGCCTTAGGCCTGTCTGACCGGGGGTATGTTTTAGATACGGGTAAAGATAAACTATCCGGGCCTGGGCAAGTTTTATTGAATGACCCGCAGGTGGGCGAACTTTATCTGGGTGGGGGTAAGCTTTCTTAA
- a CDS encoding TrkA family potassium uptake protein, with the protein MNFSSLGLLRGMRKTNQQFAVIGLGRFGRGVCETLHNLGYEVLGTDREERLVAQVMLERLVDHALELDSTDPQALKEAGIIEFETVVVAIGNHLEASVITTLNLKEAGVHHVVAKASSEVHKKLLERVGADLVVFPEYEAGCNLAHSLTRPAILDRFDLDPDQSIVEVRVPEQFDHKTVAEVGLRRHYGLNLVALICDNNVAVNPDPEQRLKKGAVMVVIGRNKDIDRLPL; encoded by the coding sequence GTGAACTTTTCCTCTCTTGGCCTCTTGCGGGGAATGCGGAAAACAAATCAACAATTTGCCGTCATTGGCCTGGGTCGGTTTGGCCGAGGTGTTTGCGAAACACTCCACAACTTGGGTTACGAAGTTTTAGGGACAGACCGGGAAGAACGGTTAGTGGCCCAAGTCATGCTAGAGCGGCTTGTGGATCACGCTTTAGAGTTAGACTCAACCGACCCCCAGGCCCTGAAGGAAGCGGGGATTATCGAGTTTGAAACAGTTGTCGTCGCCATCGGAAACCATTTAGAAGCCAGTGTGATTACAACTCTGAATCTCAAGGAAGCCGGAGTTCATCATGTTGTTGCCAAAGCCTCCTCAGAAGTTCATAAAAAGCTCTTGGAGCGGGTTGGTGCAGATTTAGTCGTTTTTCCGGAATATGAGGCAGGCTGTAACTTGGCCCACAGCTTAACCCGGCCAGCGATTTTAGATCGGTTTGATTTAGACCCGGATCAGAGCATTGTAGAAGTGCGCGTCCCGGAACAATTTGATCACAAAACCGTAGCGGAGGTTGGCCTGCGGCGACACTATGGCCTGAATCTTGTGGCTTTGATTTGTGATAACAATGTGGCCGTTAACCCAGACCCAGAGCAACGACTGAAAAAAGGGGCTGTGATGGTGGTGATTGGTCGGAACAAAGATATTGATCGCCTACCCCTCTAA
- a CDS encoding DUF2256 domain-containing protein, which produces MPKQRRKENLPTKICFVCQRPFTWRKKWADCWDEVKYCSDRCRNRRTQASNLDSK; this is translated from the coding sequence ATGCCTAAGCAACGCCGCAAAGAAAACCTCCCGACAAAAATTTGTTTCGTTTGTCAGCGGCCGTTCACCTGGCGAAAAAAATGGGCTGATTGTTGGGATGAAGTGAAGTATTGTTCAGATCGGTGTCGGAATCGTCGCACCCAGGCCTCAAACTTAGACTCGAAGTAA
- a CDS encoding DUF2726 domain-containing protein, translating to MKRTKRILNFHEDATHAILSKVASQNGARVFVKTRVADVLEIKNSGLSNVEYSYALKSHFDFVVADSNHEALFAVEFDGPHHQEDDKAAANDTQKDNICRCLQFPILRANADFLTKKIRQSNILSWLVELWFIEREFIQAQEAGEVPFDEPFIYFSILAKTGDSEITMPYDLSLPLRLLMKDAHKQRLIKDSCPSVHSTEDKDKFVNAIALLRIDTSKVIVGKARCRSYQFSPVSARELSEELAIIDLGEKLKAYLNKQFSPWSIEQAQQEIKNLEEIAKQNNSFVYQSGIDW from the coding sequence ATGAAGCGTACAAAAAGAATTCTAAACTTTCATGAAGATGCTACACACGCCATCTTGAGTAAAGTCGCTTCTCAAAATGGGGCTAGAGTGTTTGTTAAGACACGTGTTGCAGATGTCCTAGAGATAAAGAACAGTGGTTTGTCAAACGTTGAATATTCATACGCTTTAAAATCACACTTCGATTTTGTTGTCGCAGATTCAAATCATGAGGCACTATTTGCCGTAGAGTTTGATGGGCCACATCATCAAGAAGATGACAAAGCCGCAGCCAATGACACCCAGAAAGACAATATTTGTCGTTGTCTTCAGTTCCCAATCCTGCGTGCTAATGCAGATTTTCTTACAAAAAAGATTAGGCAGTCCAATATTCTAAGTTGGTTAGTTGAGCTATGGTTTATTGAAAGAGAGTTCATTCAAGCACAGGAAGCTGGTGAAGTTCCCTTTGATGAGCCTTTTATTTATTTTTCTATCCTTGCAAAAACAGGTGATAGTGAGATTACGATGCCGTATGACTTGTCTCTGCCCTTGCGACTATTGATGAAGGACGCTCACAAGCAAAGATTAATCAAAGATTCTTGTCCCTCAGTTCATAGTACAGAAGACAAAGATAAATTTGTCAACGCTATTGCTTTGCTTCGGATTGATACTTCTAAAGTCATTGTTGGCAAAGCAAGGTGTCGATCATATCAGTTCTCACCTGTATCAGCTCGGGAATTATCTGAAGAACTAGCCATCATTGATTTAGGAGAAAAATTAAAGGCGTATTTAAACAAACAGTTTTCACCGTGGAGCATTGAACAAGCCCAACAGGAAATTAAAAATTTAGAGGAAATCGCCAAACAAAATAACTCATTTGTTTATCAATCTGGCATAGACTGGTAA
- the psbC gene encoding photosystem II reaction center protein CP43: MVTLSSNSIFSTNRDQESSGFAWWAGNARLINLSGKLLGAHVAHAGLIVFWAGAMTLFETAHFIPEKPMYEQGLILLPHIATLGWGVGPGGEVIDTFPFFVVGVLHLISSAVLGFGGIYHAVRGPETLEEYSSFFGYDWKDKNKMTTILGFHLIVLGIGAFLLVLKAMFFGGVYDTWAPGGGDVRVITNPTLNPAVIFGYVLKSPFGGDGWIVSVDNMEDIIGGHIWLGLICISGGIWHILTKPFGWARRAFIWSGEAYLSYSLGALSLMGFIACCFVWFNNTAYPSEFYGPTGPEASQAQAMTFLVRDQKLGANVGSAQGPTGLGKYLMRSPSGEIIFGGETMRFWDFRGPWLEPLRGPNGLDLNKIKNDIQPWQARRAAEYMTHAPLGSLNSVGGVATEINSVNFVSPRSWLSTSHFVLGFFFLVGHLWHAGRARAAAAGFEKGIERETEAVLSMPNLD, from the coding sequence GTGGTAACGCTCTCTAGTAATTCAATTTTTTCTACCAATCGGGATCAGGAATCCTCTGGTTTCGCTTGGTGGGCCGGTAATGCTCGTTTAATTAATCTCTCTGGCAAATTGTTGGGTGCTCACGTTGCCCACGCCGGCCTGATCGTCTTCTGGGCCGGGGCTATGACCTTGTTTGAAACGGCTCACTTCATTCCTGAAAAGCCGATGTACGAGCAGGGATTAATTCTCCTGCCCCACATTGCCACCTTGGGTTGGGGTGTCGGGCCTGGTGGTGAAGTGATTGATACCTTCCCATTTTTCGTGGTCGGTGTCTTACACTTAATCTCCTCGGCGGTGCTTGGTTTTGGTGGCATTTATCACGCCGTCCGTGGCCCGGAAACCTTAGAAGAATATTCTTCTTTCTTTGGTTATGACTGGAAAGATAAGAACAAGATGACCACCATCCTTGGCTTTCACCTGATTGTCCTAGGGATTGGGGCCTTCCTCTTGGTCTTGAAAGCCATGTTCTTTGGCGGTGTTTACGATACTTGGGCTCCCGGTGGTGGTGATGTCCGGGTGATTACAAATCCGACCTTGAATCCGGCTGTTATTTTTGGCTACGTCCTCAAATCCCCCTTTGGTGGTGATGGCTGGATTGTCAGTGTTGACAACATGGAAGATATTATCGGTGGTCATATTTGGCTCGGCCTGATTTGTATTTCCGGTGGTATTTGGCATATTCTCACCAAGCCCTTTGGTTGGGCCCGCCGTGCCTTTATCTGGTCGGGTGAAGCTTACCTCTCTTACAGCTTGGGTGCCTTGTCCTTAATGGGCTTTATTGCCTGCTGTTTTGTCTGGTTCAACAACACCGCTTACCCCAGCGAATTCTATGGCCCCACCGGCCCTGAAGCGTCTCAGGCCCAGGCCATGACCTTCTTAGTCCGTGACCAAAAACTCGGTGCTAATGTTGGTTCGGCTCAAGGCCCAACTGGTTTAGGTAAATATCTGATGCGGTCTCCTTCTGGGGAAATCATCTTCGGTGGTGAAACCATGCGCTTCTGGGATTTCCGTGGCCCTTGGTTAGAACCGCTCCGTGGCCCCAATGGTTTGGACTTGAACAAAATCAAGAACGACATTCAACCATGGCAAGCTCGCCGGGCTGCTGAATACATGACCCATGCGCCGTTGGGTTCCTTGAACTCTGTCGGTGGTGTGGCGACTGAAATCAACTCCGTGAACTTTGTTTCGCCCCGGTCTTGGCTCTCTACCTCTCACTTTGTCTTGGGCTTCTTCTTCCTAGTCGGTCACCTCTGGCACGCGGGTCGGGCTCGGGCGGCTGCGGCTGGGTTTGAGAAAGGCATTGAGCGGGAAACGGAGGCTGTTTTATCCATGCCTAACTTGGATTAG
- the psbD gene encoding photosystem II D2 protein (photosystem q(a) protein): MTIAIGRAPAERGWFDILDDWLKRDRFVFVGWSGILLFPCAYLALGGWLTGTTFVTSWYTHGLASSYLEGCNFLTVAVSTPANSMGHSLLLLWGPEAQGDFTRWCQLGGLWTFIALHGAFALIGFMLRQFEVARLVGIRPYNAIAFSAPIAVFVSVFLMYPLGQSGWFFAPSFGVAAIFRFLLFFQGFHNWTLNPFHMMGVAGVLGGALLCAIHGATVENTLFEDGEGSSTFRAFNPTQAEETYSMVTANRFWSQIFGIAFSNKRWLHFFMLFVPVTGLWMASIGIVGLALNLRSYDFISQEIRAAEDPEFETFYTKNILLNEGIRAWMAPQDQPHENFIFPEEVLPRGNAL; the protein is encoded by the coding sequence ATGACCATAGCAATAGGGCGCGCACCAGCAGAGCGGGGGTGGTTTGACATCCTCGACGACTGGCTTAAGCGCGACAGATTCGTTTTCGTCGGCTGGTCCGGCATTTTATTATTCCCTTGTGCCTATTTGGCCTTGGGCGGTTGGTTGACCGGAACAACCTTTGTCACCTCTTGGTATACCCACGGGTTGGCTTCATCCTATCTGGAAGGCTGTAACTTCTTAACGGTTGCGGTTTCCACTCCAGCCAATAGCATGGGGCACTCCTTGTTATTACTTTGGGGTCCGGAAGCTCAAGGTGACTTTACCCGCTGGTGTCAGTTGGGTGGGTTATGGACATTTATTGCTTTGCACGGGGCCTTTGCGCTGATTGGCTTCATGTTGCGGCAGTTTGAGGTTGCTCGTTTAGTCGGGATTCGTCCTTACAATGCCATTGCCTTCAGTGCCCCGATTGCGGTGTTCGTCAGTGTGTTTTTGATGTACCCCTTGGGTCAATCTGGGTGGTTCTTTGCGCCTAGCTTTGGGGTGGCGGCTATTTTCCGGTTCTTGTTGTTCTTCCAAGGCTTCCACAACTGGACGCTGAATCCGTTCCACATGATGGGTGTAGCGGGTGTCTTAGGGGGTGCGCTCTTGTGTGCAATTCACGGGGCGACGGTCGAAAATACCCTGTTTGAAGATGGGGAAGGTTCAAGTACATTCCGGGCGTTTAACCCAACCCAGGCGGAAGAAACCTATTCGATGGTGACTGCGAACCGTTTCTGGTCACAGATTTTCGGGATTGCGTTCAGTAACAAACGCTGGTTGCACTTCTTCATGTTGTTTGTGCCAGTGACGGGGTTATGGATGGCTTCGATTGGGATTGTGGGTTTAGCGTTGAACCTGCGGTCTTATGACTTCATTTCCCAGGAGATTCGGGCCGCTGAAGACCCGGAGTTTGAAACCTTCTACACCAAGAACATTTTGTTGAATGAAGGGATTCGGGCCTGGATGGCTCCCCAAGACCAACCCCATGAAAACTTTATCTTCCCAGAAGAGGTACTCCCACGTGGTAACGCTCTCTAG
- a CDS encoding branched-chain amino acid ABC transporter permease, with protein sequence MVGYLVSLGIFTATFALFSLGLSLHWGFTGLINFGHVGFLAVGAYTTVLLSLANVPLVLAVLAGMLLSALLGVIMGFSTLRLREDYLAIVTIGTAEIIRLIALNEEWLTRGARGVYGYALPLEGWEPQRFWVVGMILVLTVIAALGGWHWWQWLGGMIDMPLRVNQPRRGVGILGAYLLTLVGLEWSLWSLIDQLLAGGGVQVFWLLTALLCWAAGVGLLSLRYVNPRQLWRSLRREWLWLWGVNTLVAGLVGMLYRAFVTGLWEFTYKAVLLWLLLVVLAIVFWQLETWVRSPWGRVLKAIREDEEVAKALGKNVFSYKLQSLMLGGAIAGLAGSFYAWQLTFINPDGFISLLTFQAWTIVVLGGAGSNVGVLIGATLFWAYSTTTRFLPLDGGQLDALRVMIIGLLLIILMMWRPQGILGKKEELTLGR encoded by the coding sequence ATGGTTGGATATTTAGTTTCCTTAGGAATTTTTACTGCCACCTTTGCCCTCTTTAGTTTGGGATTAAGTTTGCATTGGGGCTTTACGGGACTGATTAATTTTGGCCATGTCGGCTTTTTGGCGGTGGGGGCCTATACAACAGTGCTCCTAAGTTTGGCGAATGTTCCCCTTGTTTTGGCTGTGTTGGCCGGAATGTTGCTCTCAGCCCTTTTAGGTGTGATTATGGGCTTTTCTACCTTGCGTCTGCGGGAAGACTATTTAGCCATTGTCACCATTGGGACAGCTGAAATCATTCGCCTGATTGCTCTGAATGAGGAATGGCTAACCCGTGGAGCGCGAGGGGTTTATGGCTATGCACTCCCTTTAGAAGGCTGGGAACCACAGCGATTTTGGGTAGTTGGGATGATCCTTGTCTTGACGGTCATTGCGGCCTTAGGGGGGTGGCACTGGTGGCAATGGCTGGGGGGCATGATTGATATGCCTTTGCGGGTTAATCAACCTAGGCGAGGGGTGGGTATTTTAGGTGCTTATTTGCTGACCTTAGTTGGCCTGGAATGGAGCCTTTGGAGTTTAATTGATCAGCTATTGGCCGGCGGGGGAGTTCAGGTTTTCTGGTTGCTAACTGCTCTGCTCTGCTGGGCTGCCGGGGTTGGGCTTTTATCCTTACGCTATGTTAATCCTAGACAACTCTGGCGTAGTCTTCGGCGAGAATGGCTCTGGCTTTGGGGTGTCAATACCTTGGTGGCTGGCCTGGTGGGGATGCTGTACCGAGCCTTTGTCACAGGTCTGTGGGAGTTTACCTATAAAGCGGTTTTACTGTGGCTGCTGTTGGTTGTCTTAGCGATTGTCTTTTGGCAGTTGGAAACCTGGGTGCGTTCTCCTTGGGGGCGGGTACTTAAGGCGATTCGGGAAGATGAAGAAGTGGCTAAAGCCTTGGGCAAAAATGTCTTTTCCTATAAGTTACAGTCTTTAATGTTAGGGGGAGCGATTGCCGGTCTGGCGGGGTCATTTTATGCCTGGCAGTTGACCTTTATTAACCCTGATGGTTTTATCTCGTTGCTCACGTTCCAGGCCTGGACAATCGTAGTTCTAGGTGGAGCGGGGAGTAATGTTGGTGTTTTAATTGGTGCAACCCTATTTTGGGCTTATAGTACCACTACCCGATTTTTACCCTTAGACGGCGGCCAGTTAGATGCCTTGCGGGTGATGATTATCGGACTGTTACTGATCATCTTGATGATGTGGCGGCCCCAAGGTATTTTGGGCAAAAAAGAGGAACTGACCCTTGGACGCTAG
- a CDS encoding ABC transporter ATP-binding protein, which yields MDASDLTRPAQSGTATLAPQAPLLTATDICKSFGGIKAVERASISVQAGSITGLIGPNGAGKTTLFNLLCNFLPLDSGRVIFDGEPINQLQPHQVALQGLLRTFQVARVLSRLSVMENMLLAAPHQSGEKLWNGWLQPHRIRQEEQDLQQRGWEILDCVGLAAKAHDYAGCLSGGQRKLLELARVMMHRPRLVLLDEPAAGVNPTLIRQICEHIQAWNAAGVTFLIIEHNMDVIMSLCNNVWVLAEGKNLAAGPPREIQQHPDVLAAYLGQ from the coding sequence TTGGACGCTAGTGATTTAACCCGACCTGCTCAATCTGGTACGGCAACCTTGGCTCCCCAGGCCCCGTTGTTAACCGCGACGGATATTTGCAAAAGCTTTGGCGGGATTAAGGCGGTAGAGCGGGCGAGTATTTCTGTCCAGGCCGGGAGCATTACTGGCTTAATTGGGCCGAATGGTGCGGGTAAAACAACCCTCTTTAATTTGCTCTGTAATTTTTTACCCCTCGATAGCGGTCGGGTGATTTTTGATGGTGAACCGATTAATCAACTCCAGCCCCACCAAGTTGCCCTGCAAGGCCTGTTACGCACCTTTCAAGTCGCCCGCGTCCTCTCCCGTTTATCGGTGATGGAAAATATGCTCCTCGCTGCTCCTCATCAGTCCGGTGAAAAACTCTGGAATGGTTGGTTACAGCCCCATCGAATTCGCCAAGAAGAACAGGACTTACAACAACGGGGCTGGGAAATTTTGGACTGTGTCGGATTAGCCGCCAAAGCCCATGATTATGCCGGTTGCTTATCAGGGGGACAACGAAAACTCCTGGAATTAGCCCGCGTCATGATGCACCGCCCCCGACTCGTTTTGCTTGATGAACCCGCTGCTGGTGTCAATCCGACCTTAATCCGACAAATTTGTGAGCATATTCAGGCCTGGAATGCAGCCGGGGTAACATTTTTAATTATTGAACATAATATGGATGTAATCATGTCCCTTTGCAATAATGTTTGGGTACTAGCCGAGGGAAAGAATCTAGCAGCCGGACCCCCCAGGGAAATCCAACAGCATCCTGATGTTTTAGCGGCCTATTTAGGTCAATAA